From a region of the Brachionichthys hirsutus isolate HB-005 chromosome 9, CSIRO-AGI_Bhir_v1, whole genome shotgun sequence genome:
- the pex5la gene encoding PEX5-related protein → MVLKEIPSKASSEGKPLLTVTTKLVSEQQESRPLLSPSIDDFLCETKCDGLSRPVTSNTAVLSSSLDLLDLSEPGDKRKDSKDGKSSLSFRGNSQKNNTHKKRTEETELIQVDIEQTGTSMRSPERASLDSVTNGLPLDKWEELNPNPERNSNRKWKLERRRSSKNSSNEFLWSIDCKSQLEPSNKNSSEGNAKVEPESALASQLNRQYISGRHARLSKEQRWGSTLLSRHQSLEEEFERAKAAVESDTEFWDKMQAEWEELARRNWLTENDLAQIPSSVSPHEKGYYFHTDNPYKDLPNAFEEGLKKSREGDLPNAVLLLEGAVLQDPHDSEAWQVLGTTQAENENEQAAIVSLQRCLEIHPNNLPALMALAVSLTNTGMRNDACDALLRWLQHNPKYKHLLKGKPHLMGSPNSQRRMSHVANMGRHESSLQPEVKELFLEAVQHNSDDIDPDLQTGLGVLYNLSGEFNKAVDAFNTALSVRPEDYLLWNRLGATLANGDRSEEAVEAYTRALELQPGFIRSRYNLGISCINLGAHREAASNFLTALSLQRKSRSQQQSHQVMSGNIWAALRIALSMMDQPELFQAANIGDLDLLMRAFNLDV, encoded by the exons ATGGTCCTGAAGGAGATACCAAGTAAGGCGTCATCAGAAGGGAAGCCCCTCCTCACAGTGACTACCAAG CTGGTGAGTGAGCAACAAGAGAGCCGCCCGCTTCTAAGTCCTTCCATTGACGATTTCCTTTGTGAGACCAAGTGTGATGGACTTTCCCGCCCAGTGACCTCCAACACAGCTG TTCTGTCTTCATCACTGGACCTGCTGGATCTCAGTGAACCTGGCGACAAAaggaaagacagcaaagacGGGAAGAGTTCTCTCTCGTTCCGGGGCAACAGCCAGAAGAACAACACTCACAAGAAGAGGACGGAAGAGACGGAGCTGATCCAGGTGGACATTGAACAGACTGGAACAAGCATGAGATCCCCAGAAAGAGCTTCACTAGACT CTGTTACCAATGGTTTACCCCTAGATAAATGGGAAGAGCTGAATCCCAATCCTGAGAGGAACAGCAACAGAAAATGGAAGTTGGAGAGACGGCGTTCTTCTAAAAATTCTTCGAATGAGTTTCTGTG GTCCATAGACTGTAAAAGCCAATTAGAGCCTTCAAATAAGAACTCCTCGGAAGGAAATGCCAAAGTCGAGCCAGAGTCTGCCCTAGCATCTCAA CTCAACAGACAGTATATTAGTGGAAGACAT GCTCGTCTGAGCAAGGAGCAGCGGTGGGGCAGCACCCTCCTGTCCAGACATCAGTCCCTGGAGGAGGAGTTTGAGCGAGCCAAGGCTGCTGTCGAG TCCGATACTGAGTTCTGGGATAAGATGCAGGCTGAGTGGGAGGAGCTTGCTCGGCGGAACTGGTTGACGGAAAACGATCTGGCGCAGATTCCCTCCAGCGTCTCTCCGCATGAAAAG GGTTACTACTTCCACACAGATAATCCTTATAAGGACTTGCCCAACGCATTTGAAGAGGGACTAAAGAAGTCTCGAGAGGGCGACTTGCCAAATGCTGTGCTTTTGCTTGAAGGAGCTGTCCTGCAGGACCCTCATGATTCAGAG gcgTGGCAGGTGTTGGGAACCACACAGGCTGAAAATGAGAATGAGCAGGCTGCAATTGTATCCCTCCAGAG GTGTTTGGAGATCCACCCAAACAACCTCCCAGCACTCATGGCCCTGGCGGTCAGCCTGACCAACACTGGAATGCGAAACGATGCCTGTGACGCTCTGCTCCGCTGGTTGCAACACAATCCGAAGTACAAGCACCTGTTGAAGGGCAAGCCTCACCTGATGGGATCGCCCAACTCACAACGCAGGATGTCTCACGTGGCGAATATGGGCAGACATGAAAG CTCCCTGCAACCAGAGGTCAAGGAGCTCTTCCTGGAAGCGGTTCAGCACAACTCTGACGACATCGACCCAGATTTGCAAACGGGCCTAGGGGTGCTCTATAACCTCAGTGGCGAGTTCAACAAAGCTGTGGACGCCTTCAATACAGCCCTGTCAGTGCGGCCAGAG GACTACCTGTTGTGGAACCGACTTGGGGCCACGCTGGCGAATGGGGACCGCAGTGAGGAGGCGGTGGAGGCCTACACGCGAGCCTTGGAGCTGCAGCCAGGGTTTATTAGGTCACGCTACAACCTGGGGATTAGCTGCATTAACCTGGGGGCACACAG AGAGGCTGCCAGTAACTTCCTGACTGCCTTGAGCCTTCAGAGGAAAAGCCGGAGTCAGCAGCAGTCCCACCAGGTGATGTCTGGAAACATCTGGGCTGCACTGAGGATAGCTTTATCCATGATGGACCAGCCAGAACTCTTCCAGGCTGCAAATATTGGAGACCTGGATCTCCTCATGCGGGCATTCAACCTGGACGTTTGA